Proteins found in one Streptomyces sp. NBC_00461 genomic segment:
- a CDS encoding SDR family oxidoreductase yields MSNSTESPVALITGGATGIGAAAARQLLGAGHRVAVTGRRKERLDALAEELGGPEGLLTIVGNASEYADVQAAVDSTLKAFGRLDTVVANAGVATHDTVADGDPAGWTEMVLTNVLGPALLVRASVDALKETRGRIVLVGSVAGFVNGPGNIYGATKWAVTGLAENTRRQVTEFGIGVTLIAPGRVETPFWDGMGSLPPGHLLTADQLAESIVWAIRQPEGVDVNTVVVRPIGQPN; encoded by the coding sequence ATGTCCAACAGCACCGAATCTCCCGTCGCCCTGATCACCGGCGGGGCCACCGGCATCGGCGCCGCCGCCGCGCGGCAGCTGCTCGGCGCCGGGCACCGGGTGGCCGTCACCGGGCGCCGAAAGGAGCGGCTGGACGCGCTCGCCGAGGAACTCGGCGGTCCCGAAGGGCTGTTGACGATCGTCGGCAACGCGTCCGAGTACGCGGATGTGCAGGCGGCGGTCGACAGTACGCTCAAGGCATTCGGCCGACTGGACACGGTCGTGGCCAACGCCGGCGTCGCGACTCACGACACCGTCGCCGACGGTGACCCGGCCGGCTGGACCGAGATGGTGCTGACCAACGTCCTCGGCCCGGCCCTCCTCGTCCGCGCCTCCGTCGACGCGCTGAAGGAGACGCGGGGCCGGATCGTCCTGGTCGGCAGTGTCGCCGGTTTCGTGAACGGGCCGGGCAACATCTACGGGGCGACCAAGTGGGCGGTGACCGGCCTCGCCGAGAACACCCGCCGTCAGGTGACGGAGTTCGGCATCGGCGTCACGCTGATCGCGCCGGGCCGGGTCGAGACCCCGTTCTGGGACGGCATGGGCAGCCTGCCGCCCGGCCATCTGCTGACGGCCGACCAGCTTGCCGAGTCGATCGTCTGGGCCATCCGGCAGCCGGAGGGCGTCGACGTCAACACCGTCGTCGTACGGCCGATCGGGCAGCCCAACTGA
- a CDS encoding glycoside hydrolase family 75 protein: protein MRIRTLTLAAASGAALLAAGVLPASASGTAGPASTQEGSVSAADLLAKVTSCQQISNGKYKTDDETSAGIPVCGKNGAVFWKADMDIDCDGQRTSKCNEDTDPWYQDDTAFHQSNGKPLKADSLPYVVVPSSSSIWNYSGAGIKGGGVVAVIYNNKVEYAVVGDTGPTKIIGEASYATAQALGIDSNPETGGTDSGVTYIVFKNSQVSPIESHSAAVTLGDKLAKQFLQNN, encoded by the coding sequence GTGCGCATACGAACACTGACCCTCGCCGCGGCCTCCGGGGCCGCCCTGCTCGCCGCCGGAGTGCTCCCCGCCAGCGCCTCCGGAACGGCAGGACCCGCGTCCACCCAGGAGGGCTCGGTCAGCGCGGCCGACCTGCTCGCCAAGGTGACGTCGTGTCAGCAGATCTCGAACGGCAAGTACAAGACGGACGACGAGACGTCGGCCGGCATCCCCGTGTGCGGGAAGAACGGCGCGGTGTTCTGGAAGGCCGACATGGACATCGACTGCGACGGTCAGCGCACCTCGAAGTGCAACGAGGACACCGACCCCTGGTATCAGGACGACACGGCGTTCCACCAGTCCAACGGCAAGCCGCTCAAGGCCGATTCACTGCCGTACGTGGTCGTGCCGAGCTCCAGCAGCATCTGGAACTACTCCGGAGCCGGCATCAAGGGCGGCGGCGTGGTCGCGGTCATCTACAACAACAAGGTCGAGTACGCCGTGGTCGGCGACACCGGACCGACGAAGATCATCGGCGAGGCGTCCTACGCCACCGCCCAGGCCCTCGGTATCGACTCCAACCCCGAGACCGGTGGCACCGACTCCGGCGTGACCTACATCGTGTTCAAGAACTCGCAGGTCTCCCCCATCGAGAGCCACAGCGCGGCAGTCACGCTGGGCGACAAGCTGGCCAAACAGTTCCTGCAGAACAACTAG
- a CDS encoding aldo/keto reductase, whose amino-acid sequence MSSKVPPIILNNGVEMPQLGFGVWQVPDNEAERAVATALESGYRSIDTAAIYGNEEGTGKAIATSGVPREDIFVTTKLWNSDQGYDSTLRAFDTSLEKLGLEYVDLYLIHWPTPQRDKYVDTYKAFEKLHADGRIRAIGVSNFEPDHLRRLIDETSVIPAVDQIELHPHLQQHAAREYHAEQGIATEAWSPLGQGKGLLEVPAVVAIAQKHGRTPAQVVLRWHLQLGNVVIPKSVTPSRIKENIEVFDFSLDTEDLAAISALNEDRRLGPDPTTFNMG is encoded by the coding sequence GTGAGCAGCAAGGTCCCCCCGATCATCCTCAACAACGGCGTCGAGATGCCCCAGCTGGGCTTCGGCGTCTGGCAGGTGCCGGACAACGAGGCGGAGCGGGCGGTCGCCACCGCGCTGGAGTCCGGGTACCGCAGCATCGACACAGCGGCGATCTACGGCAATGAAGAGGGCACCGGCAAGGCGATCGCCACCTCCGGTGTCCCCCGCGAGGACATCTTCGTCACCACCAAGCTCTGGAACTCCGACCAGGGGTACGACTCCACGCTGCGCGCGTTCGACACGTCGCTGGAGAAGCTCGGCCTCGAGTACGTCGACCTGTACCTGATCCACTGGCCGACCCCGCAGCGGGACAAGTACGTCGACACGTACAAGGCGTTCGAGAAGCTGCACGCCGACGGCCGTATCCGCGCGATCGGTGTCTCCAACTTCGAGCCGGACCACCTGCGGCGGCTCATCGACGAGACGTCGGTCATCCCGGCCGTCGACCAGATCGAGCTGCACCCGCACCTGCAGCAGCACGCGGCCCGCGAGTACCACGCGGAGCAGGGCATCGCCACCGAGGCCTGGTCGCCGCTGGGCCAGGGCAAGGGCCTCCTGGAGGTCCCGGCCGTGGTCGCCATCGCCCAGAAGCACGGCCGCACCCCGGCCCAGGTCGTGCTGCGCTGGCACCTCCAGCTCGGCAACGTCGTGATCCCCAAGTCCGTGACGCCGTCCCGGATCAAGGAGAACATCGAGGTCTTCGACTTCAGCCTGGACACCGAGGACCTGGCGGCGATCAGCGCACTGAACGAGGACCGGCGCCTGGGCCCCGACCCGACCACCTTCAACATGGGCTGA
- a CDS encoding pyrroloquinoline quinone precursor peptide PqqA — MNETLLHALRTDQPALESPETSDEKVWRSPGYMVVETALEVTAYALGDR; from the coding sequence ATGAACGAGACGCTTCTTCACGCCCTCCGGACGGACCAGCCCGCCCTGGAATCGCCGGAGACATCGGATGAAAAGGTCTGGCGAAGCCCCGGTTACATGGTCGTGGAGACCGCACTTGAGGTGACCGCCTACGCCCTCGGCGACCGCTGA
- the pqqC gene encoding pyrroloquinoline-quinone synthase PqqC: MTATPVLADGATARGTAEFPERLRAVAAERYHHRHPFNLRMHRGELSPAELRRWIANRFHYQRHIPVKDALILAKLDRPELRRSWLRRIQDHDGTAEGEGGIERWLRLGEAAGLRRDELWDGSRVLPGVRLAVDGYVNFCRLRPALDAIAASLTELSAPDLMRTRIAAFERHYNWIDPDGLAYFRTRIGQGGRDGAEALALVLDLARTHEQQQRALAALEFKCDVLWSLLDAMDGSDVVHGSGP, encoded by the coding sequence ATGACCGCCACACCCGTGCTTGCCGACGGCGCCACCGCCCGGGGGACCGCCGAGTTCCCCGAGCGGCTGCGCGCCGTCGCCGCGGAGCGCTACCACCACCGTCACCCCTTCAACCTGCGGATGCATCGCGGTGAACTGAGCCCTGCCGAGCTGCGCCGCTGGATCGCCAACCGCTTCCACTACCAGCGCCACATCCCCGTCAAGGACGCCCTGATCCTTGCCAAGCTGGACCGGCCGGAGCTGCGCAGATCGTGGTTGCGCCGTATCCAGGACCACGACGGTACGGCCGAGGGGGAGGGCGGGATCGAGCGCTGGCTGCGGCTCGGCGAAGCGGCCGGCCTGCGCCGCGACGAGCTGTGGGACGGCTCCCGGGTGCTGCCCGGAGTGCGCCTCGCCGTCGACGGATACGTCAACTTCTGCCGTCTGCGTCCGGCGCTGGACGCGATCGCCGCCTCCCTGACCGAGCTGTCCGCACCCGACCTGATGCGCACCCGCATCGCCGCCTTCGAGCGCCACTACAACTGGATCGACCCCGACGGCCTCGCCTACTTCCGCACGCGCATCGGACAGGGCGGCCGCGACGGAGCCGAGGCCCTGGCCCTGGTCCTCGACCTCGCCCGCACCCACGAGCAGCAACAACGCGCCCTGGCTGCACTTGAGTTCAAGTGCGACGTGCTGTGGTCGCTGCTGGACGCGATGGACGGTTCCGACGTGGTGCACGGGAGCGGGCCATGA
- the pqqD gene encoding pyrroloquinoline quinone biosynthesis peptide chaperone PqqD, with protein sequence MRWLPALSRGVVLRHDRVRGTDLLLLPERVVVLRGSAGPVVRLCDGTRAVDDIVTELGERYPGAPVAGEVPGFLTALRKEGWLT encoded by the coding sequence ATGAGGTGGCTCCCGGCGCTCTCCCGCGGCGTCGTCCTGCGCCACGACCGCGTGCGGGGCACCGATCTGCTGCTGCTCCCCGAGCGCGTGGTCGTGCTGCGCGGCAGCGCCGGCCCTGTCGTCCGCCTCTGCGACGGGACACGCGCGGTGGACGACATCGTCACCGAACTCGGCGAGCGGTACCCCGGCGCGCCCGTCGCCGGCGAAGTCCCCGGCTTCCTCACGGCGTTGAGAAAGGAGGGCTGGCTGACATGA
- the pqqE gene encoding pyrroloquinoline quinone biosynthesis protein PqqE, with translation MTVEAPWALLAELTHGCPLRCGYCSNPVELVGRSKELDSGQWSDVFRQAADLGVVQTHLSGGEPLLRRDLPRIVTAADGAGLYTQLVTSGVGLSERRMSELAEAGLRSVQLSVQHADPRVSERIAGARSFAAKERAARLIRASGLPFGLNIVLHRANLDALDDLIDLGLRWGAGRIELAHTQFHGWALRNRAALLPTREQVEQARASVAHRRELLDGSVELVWVAPDWVDATAKPCMGGWGALSLTVTPDGTVLPCPAAAALPDLDQPNVRDSRLAWIWRESKAFNAYRGESWMPDPCRGCALRSTDHGGCRCQAHALTGDATRTDPACRHAPDHHLVRELVQGPRGGLAYAYRKGGT, from the coding sequence ATGACCGTGGAGGCCCCCTGGGCGCTGCTCGCCGAACTCACGCACGGCTGTCCACTGCGCTGCGGATATTGCTCCAATCCCGTCGAACTGGTCGGTCGGTCAAAAGAGTTGGACTCTGGTCAGTGGTCCGACGTGTTCCGGCAGGCTGCCGACCTCGGCGTCGTACAGACACACCTGTCCGGCGGCGAACCCCTGCTCAGACGCGACCTGCCCCGCATCGTCACGGCCGCGGACGGCGCCGGCCTCTACACCCAGCTGGTCACCAGCGGGGTGGGGCTGAGCGAGCGGCGCATGTCGGAACTCGCCGAGGCCGGCCTGCGCAGCGTCCAGCTCTCGGTGCAGCACGCCGATCCGCGGGTCTCCGAACGCATCGCGGGCGCCCGCTCGTTCGCGGCCAAGGAGCGCGCCGCCCGGCTGATCCGCGCCTCCGGACTCCCCTTCGGCCTCAACATCGTGCTGCACCGCGCCAACCTCGACGCCCTGGACGACCTGATCGACCTCGGTCTGCGGTGGGGCGCCGGCCGTATCGAACTCGCGCACACCCAGTTCCACGGCTGGGCGCTGCGCAACCGCGCCGCCTTGCTGCCGACCCGCGAACAGGTCGAGCAGGCCCGGGCCTCGGTCGCACATCGGCGTGAACTCCTCGACGGATCGGTGGAGTTGGTGTGGGTCGCTCCCGACTGGGTGGACGCCACGGCGAAACCCTGCATGGGCGGCTGGGGTGCGCTCTCGCTCACCGTCACCCCGGACGGCACGGTCCTGCCCTGCCCTGCCGCGGCAGCGCTGCCGGACCTCGACCAGCCCAACGTGCGCGACAGTCGACTCGCCTGGATCTGGCGGGAGTCGAAGGCCTTCAACGCCTACCGCGGCGAGTCCTGGATGCCGGACCCCTGCCGCGGCTGCGCGCTCCGCTCCACCGACCACGGCGGCTGCCGCTGCCAGGCCCACGCGCTCACCGGCGACGCGACCCGCACCGACCCCGCCTGCCGGCACGCCCCCGACCACCATCTCGTACGTGAACTCGTGCAGGGGCCGCGCGGCGGCCTCGCGTACGCCTACCGAAAGGGAGGAACATGA
- a CDS encoding glycoside hydrolase family 88/105 protein yields MRRSRLRTALTTLTLVTAGLVTLPAAVPPPAASASVVPAHRPAAAPDWSVAMVDSTMARYTSSTIGGWSYPVGLYLYGQYLTYRRTHDARYLTYIKSYVDRFVRSDGSIDQSFNSLDSMQAGRLLVILHHETGQDRYRKAAKKILDRLRTYPRTDDGGFWHADTSSRAHQLWADGVYMVNPFLVEYGKEFRNGGYTDDEATNQLSVYGSHLQVANGLLKHAYDESKSVSWADPQTGLAPEHWCRAVGWYSMAIVNVLDAVPADQPRRPQLLTILRKLAVGLEKYQDPATGRWFQVMDKGGRSDNWTETSCSSMFTYALSRGVQQGYLDPHYAAVARRGYQGVLAKLSVGSDGRTNLADITIGTNVGDYAYYIDRTRATNDFHGLGAFLIMNEQLRGD; encoded by the coding sequence ATGAGACGCAGTCGTCTGCGGACGGCACTGACGACCCTCACTCTCGTCACCGCCGGCCTGGTCACCCTGCCGGCGGCCGTCCCACCTCCGGCCGCCTCCGCGTCCGTCGTCCCAGCGCACCGTCCGGCCGCCGCCCCCGACTGGTCCGTGGCGATGGTCGACTCCACCATGGCCCGCTACACGTCGAGCACCATCGGCGGCTGGTCCTATCCCGTGGGCCTCTACCTCTACGGCCAGTACCTCACCTACCGGCGCACCCACGACGCCCGCTACCTGACGTACATCAAGAGCTACGTCGACCGGTTCGTGAGGAGCGACGGCTCCATCGACCAGTCCTTCAACAGCCTGGACAGCATGCAGGCCGGCCGACTGCTGGTGATCCTGCACCACGAGACGGGCCAGGACCGCTACCGCAAGGCGGCGAAGAAGATCCTCGACCGCCTGCGCACCTACCCGCGCACGGATGACGGCGGCTTCTGGCACGCGGACACCTCCAGCCGCGCCCACCAACTCTGGGCGGACGGCGTCTACATGGTCAACCCGTTCCTGGTCGAGTACGGCAAGGAGTTCCGCAACGGCGGGTACACGGATGACGAGGCGACGAATCAGCTCTCCGTGTACGGCAGCCACCTACAGGTCGCGAACGGGCTGCTCAAGCACGCCTACGACGAGTCGAAGAGCGTGAGCTGGGCCGACCCGCAGACCGGGCTCGCCCCCGAGCACTGGTGCCGCGCGGTCGGCTGGTACTCCATGGCGATCGTGAACGTCCTCGACGCCGTCCCGGCCGATCAGCCCCGCCGACCCCAACTGCTCACGATATTGCGCAAGTTGGCGGTCGGTCTGGAGAAGTACCAGGATCCGGCGACCGGACGCTGGTTCCAGGTGATGGACAAGGGCGGCCGCAGCGACAACTGGACCGAGACCTCCTGCTCCAGCATGTTCACCTACGCCCTCTCGCGCGGCGTCCAGCAGGGCTATCTCGATCCGCACTACGCGGCCGTGGCCCGTCGCGGCTACCAGGGTGTGCTGGCGAAGCTGTCGGTCGGCTCCGACGGCCGGACGAACCTCGCCGACATCACGATCGGCACGAACGTCGGCGACTACGCGTACTACATCGACCGCACCCGGGCCACCAACGACTTCCACGGCCTGGGCGCCTTTCTGATCATGAACGAACAGCTGCGAGGTGACTAG
- a CDS encoding heparin lyase I family protein, with protein sequence MNASRRVLLGAALGGAATAAVGLPATTAHAASWQQKWSPSASGDGLGAFETIEDDRAGSHPAGHPHILATGNNWRFNMHTVDRDTSTDRQRQEVTGLRNGSGSNYLKWTQGQTWRLTYSMYIPSSLKATTTFTHIMQMKQPGTGSSPIVVQSLRRVNGKQTIELRLAIEDILVGRTDLDPLHDKWTDVDFQIKVGNGSAGSIRWILKSGGSTVIDASKTGVDTFLADRVRPKWGIYRSLGDTSGSLQDTYLLLTGLRGYQLV encoded by the coding sequence ATGAACGCATCCAGAAGGGTGCTGCTGGGCGCAGCCCTGGGCGGAGCCGCCACCGCGGCCGTCGGGCTGCCCGCGACCACCGCCCACGCCGCATCCTGGCAGCAGAAGTGGTCCCCGTCCGCGAGCGGTGACGGGCTCGGCGCCTTCGAGACGATCGAGGACGACCGCGCCGGCTCGCATCCCGCCGGCCATCCGCACATCCTCGCCACCGGGAACAACTGGCGCTTCAACATGCACACCGTCGACCGCGACACGTCGACCGACCGCCAGCGCCAGGAGGTCACCGGCCTGCGCAACGGCAGCGGCAGCAACTACCTGAAGTGGACCCAGGGCCAGACCTGGCGGCTCACCTACTCCATGTACATCCCGAGCTCGCTGAAGGCGACCACCACCTTCACCCACATCATGCAGATGAAGCAGCCCGGTACCGGCTCCTCGCCGATCGTCGTGCAGTCGCTCCGCAGGGTGAACGGCAAGCAGACCATCGAGCTGAGGCTGGCCATCGAGGACATCCTCGTCGGCCGCACCGACCTGGACCCACTGCACGACAAGTGGACGGACGTCGACTTCCAGATCAAGGTCGGCAACGGCTCGGCCGGCTCGATCCGCTGGATCCTCAAGTCCGGCGGCTCCACCGTCATCGACGCCTCGAAGACCGGCGTCGACACCTTCCTGGCCGACCGCGTGCGCCCGAAGTGGGGCATCTACCGATCCCTCGGCGACACCTCCGGGTCCCTTCAGGACACCTACCTCCTGCTCACCGGTCTCCGGGGCTACCAGCTCGTGTGA
- a CDS encoding glycosyl hydrolase family 28 protein, which produces MKPPTVPRHRAAAVVLFVLAVVLGLTHPAAVAGPQRAPRAAAVFDVRDYGAKGDGSANDTPAINKAITAASSASGGGTVRFPAGSYKSRNTIHMKSHVTLQVDKGATIQGSSADTYDKAESNPYDAYQDYGHSHFHDAMIYGDKLTDIGFVGQGAIDGMGNLITGNPKSGEADKIISLTRCDGLRIGDGLTLRRGGHFAALVNGCENVTSDHLTIDTASDRDGWNVISTTDVTITNAHIEANDDALVFKSDYALGAKLASGHVRVNDSYLSARCCNALMFGSETCGDFSDYRFENIRIDGAEKSGLGMVSMDGAKISDVHYRDITMTNVHSPIMQKIGTRKRCGNSPGIGSISDITYDNITATGSGPSFSPTLWGETGHRIDGVSFNNVNITVPGGNGTLSTAVPGNDPNDYNPKSIGTRPAYGWYLHNADNVHFTDSSVKFAANDGRPAVIANAASGIRLTRFTAQKGSNSPHDVGFQNVTGYCLSDSHTTSGGALRVSSSGSSEDCGAGPAVKPLDLDNPRQDFLRASVGGLFLHWGLRTASAHTSCSAWENDVTSSGWTPDYWVDEAQKLHTQYLVLATFHSRLGYARPWPSKIPGSCSTKRDFLGELITAAKAKGMKVILYMTDDPQWHDEGGHEWLDSAAYSAHKGKNVDLTTRDGFGQFSYDNFFEVMDRYPDLGGFWIDNDNAYWESHDLYQQIYQKRPNYTLSNNNEDTPIMDMISNEQKTGMTPAYDYPQAIYTAQPRLTEADFKLPSTGAWWYDGSDPAVDKKLTLGRLITNAGSSVKALMAETAQVNGRFPSNQASFNTFANSYLAPIWESLHGTEGGGYMYGGLKPGFWNDGAHGVTTISKTDPNRQYVHVLTPPGTSTLRIRDNGYRIASVTNLRTGAAVSWSQSGGVLTLTGLGGWDPYDTVFKVITAGRQGILTGVDATASTSASGHAGSAASDGDHLTYWDNNKKLPANLTFDLGSAKKVQYIGLNQREDSVAYARSDTEQSARIKDYKVYLSNDGSTWGSAVKTGQLPSRRGIQGIDLTAADARYVRLEVDTTWAGSGDTTRYKRLRIDEAWIGTSYATPVNGGHS; this is translated from the coding sequence ATGAAACCCCCCACCGTTCCACGACACAGAGCGGCGGCCGTCGTCCTGTTCGTCCTCGCGGTCGTCCTCGGACTCACCCACCCCGCGGCCGTCGCGGGGCCACAGCGCGCCCCACGTGCCGCCGCCGTCTTCGACGTACGCGACTACGGCGCAAAGGGAGACGGCTCCGCCAACGACACGCCGGCCATCAACAAGGCGATCACGGCAGCGAGTTCGGCCAGTGGCGGCGGCACCGTCCGCTTCCCCGCCGGCAGCTACAAGTCCAGGAACACCATCCACATGAAGAGCCATGTGACGCTCCAGGTCGACAAGGGCGCCACGATCCAGGGCTCCAGCGCGGACACCTACGACAAGGCCGAGTCCAACCCGTACGACGCCTACCAGGACTACGGGCACAGCCACTTCCACGACGCCATGATCTACGGCGACAAGCTGACCGACATCGGCTTCGTCGGACAGGGCGCGATCGACGGCATGGGCAACCTGATCACCGGCAACCCGAAGTCCGGCGAGGCCGACAAGATCATCTCGCTGACCCGCTGTGACGGCCTCCGCATCGGGGACGGGCTCACGCTCCGCCGCGGCGGCCACTTCGCGGCCCTCGTCAACGGCTGCGAGAACGTGACGTCGGACCACCTCACCATCGACACGGCGAGCGACCGCGACGGCTGGAACGTCATCTCCACCACGGACGTCACGATCACCAACGCCCACATCGAGGCCAACGACGACGCGCTGGTCTTCAAGAGCGACTACGCCCTCGGCGCCAAGCTCGCCAGCGGCCACGTACGCGTCAACGACTCCTATCTGTCGGCCCGTTGCTGCAACGCCCTGATGTTCGGCTCCGAGACCTGCGGCGACTTCTCCGACTACCGCTTCGAGAACATCCGCATCGACGGCGCCGAGAAGTCAGGGCTCGGCATGGTGTCGATGGACGGCGCGAAGATCTCCGACGTCCACTACCGCGACATCACGATGACGAACGTCCACTCGCCGATCATGCAGAAGATCGGCACCCGAAAGCGATGCGGGAACAGTCCCGGCATCGGATCGATCAGTGACATCACGTACGACAACATCACGGCCACCGGCAGCGGCCCCTCCTTCAGTCCGACCCTGTGGGGCGAGACCGGCCACCGCATCGACGGCGTCAGCTTCAACAACGTCAACATCACGGTCCCGGGCGGCAACGGCACCCTGTCCACCGCGGTGCCGGGCAACGACCCGAACGACTACAACCCCAAGAGCATCGGCACCCGGCCGGCGTACGGCTGGTATCTGCACAACGCCGACAACGTCCACTTCACCGACAGCTCGGTGAAGTTCGCGGCGAACGACGGCCGGCCGGCCGTCATCGCCAACGCGGCGAGCGGCATCCGTCTCACCCGGTTCACCGCGCAGAAGGGCAGCAACTCGCCGCACGACGTGGGCTTCCAGAACGTCACGGGCTACTGCCTGAGCGACAGCCACACCACCTCCGGCGGTGCGCTGCGGGTGTCGAGCAGCGGGTCGAGCGAGGACTGCGGTGCCGGTCCGGCCGTGAAGCCGCTCGACCTCGACAACCCCCGCCAGGACTTCCTCCGCGCCTCCGTCGGCGGCCTCTTCCTGCACTGGGGCCTGCGCACGGCGTCCGCCCACACCAGCTGCTCCGCCTGGGAGAACGACGTCACCAGCAGCGGCTGGACACCCGACTACTGGGTGGACGAGGCCCAGAAACTCCACACCCAGTACCTGGTCCTCGCCACCTTCCACAGCCGCCTCGGCTACGCCCGCCCCTGGCCCTCCAAGATCCCCGGCTCCTGCTCCACCAAGCGGGACTTCCTCGGCGAGCTGATCACTGCGGCCAAGGCCAAGGGCATGAAGGTCATCCTCTACATGACCGACGACCCCCAGTGGCACGACGAGGGCGGTCACGAGTGGCTCGACTCGGCCGCCTACTCCGCCCACAAGGGCAAGAACGTCGACCTGACCACCCGCGACGGCTTCGGGCAGTTCAGCTACGACAACTTCTTCGAGGTCATGGACCGCTATCCCGACCTCGGCGGCTTCTGGATCGACAACGACAACGCGTACTGGGAGAGCCACGACCTCTACCAGCAGATCTACCAGAAGCGCCCGAACTACACGCTCAGCAACAACAACGAAGACACGCCGATCATGGACATGATCAGCAACGAGCAGAAGACGGGAATGACCCCCGCCTACGACTACCCGCAGGCGATCTACACCGCCCAACCCCGCCTGACCGAGGCCGACTTCAAGCTGCCCTCGACCGGCGCCTGGTGGTACGACGGCTCCGACCCGGCCGTCGACAAGAAGCTCACCCTCGGCCGGCTGATCACCAACGCGGGCTCCTCCGTGAAGGCACTGATGGCCGAGACCGCCCAGGTCAACGGCCGCTTCCCCAGCAACCAGGCCTCCTTCAACACCTTCGCGAACTCCTATCTCGCCCCCATCTGGGAGTCCCTGCACGGCACCGAGGGCGGCGGCTACATGTACGGCGGCCTCAAGCCCGGCTTCTGGAACGACGGTGCGCACGGTGTCACGACGATCAGCAAGACGGACCCGAACCGGCAGTACGTGCACGTCCTGACCCCGCCCGGCACCAGCACCCTGCGTATCCGCGACAACGGCTACCGCATCGCCTCGGTCACCAACCTCCGTACGGGAGCGGCGGTTTCATGGTCGCAGTCGGGCGGCGTGCTGACGCTGACCGGACTCGGCGGCTGGGACCCGTACGACACCGTGTTCAAGGTCATCACCGCCGGACGGCAGGGCATCCTCACCGGCGTCGACGCGACCGCGAGCACCTCCGCGAGCGGCCACGCAGGGTCGGCCGCGAGCGACGGCGACCACCTCACCTACTGGGACAACAACAAGAAGCTGCCCGCGAACCTCACCTTCGACCTCGGCTCGGCCAAGAAGGTCCAGTACATCGGGCTCAACCAGCGCGAGGACTCCGTCGCCTACGCCCGCTCGGACACCGAGCAGTCGGCGCGGATCAAGGACTACAAGGTGTACCTGAGCAACGACGGCTCGACCTGGGGGAGCGCCGTCAAGACAGGGCAGCTCCCAAGTCGCCGTGGAATCCAGGGCATTGACCTCACCGCGGCCGATGCCCGCTACGTCCGCCTGGAGGTCGACACCACCTGGGCCGGGTCCGGCGACACCACGCGCTACAAGCGGCTGCGGATCGACGAGGCATGGATCGGCACCAGCTACGCGACGCCCGTGAACGGGGGACATTCATGA